In Pseudomonas oryzihabitans, the DNA window ACACTGTCCACCTCCAGGATCACGTTCAGGCGCACCGTGTTCTGCGCTGCCACCTGCTCCACCAGGCGTCTGTTGCTGTGCGGCAGCCCGGGCAGGATCAGCGGCACCTCGCCCAGCGCCGACAGCCGCTGCGAGCGACTGGCTTCGCCCGGCGGCCCTACCAGCACCATCCGCTCGCTGAACAGCGGCCGCACCTCGAAGGCTTCCAGCAACGGCTGGTTGTAGACCACGGCCACCTCGATGCGCCCCTGCAGCAGCCACTCCTGCAGCGAGGTGCTCAAGCCCTCCAGGGCATGCAGTGAGGCCTTGGGCCAACGCTGACGAAACTTCTGGATCAACTGGGGACCGACCAGCGAACCGATCGCCGGTGGCAGGCCTACCGCCAGGTGGCCCCGCTCCTCCTCGGCACTGCTGCGCACATGGTCGGCGGTTTCCTCCAGATACCGCAGCATCACCTCGGCACGCTCTACCAGCCGTGCTCCCGCGGCGGTCAGTTCCACCCCCTTGCCGTGGCGGGTGAAAAGCTCGACCCCCAGTTGCTCTTCGAGCTTGGCGATCTGCCGGCTGAGCGCGGGTTGAGCGACATAGAGTTCTCGCGCAGCGCGGCTGAAGCCGCCGCACTGAGCGACTTTGACGAAGGAGCGAAGCTCGCGAATATCCATGGCAACCCCATGCTTTCAAAGCATAGCTTTTGATGAAAATAAGGTTTTTGTCCACCTAAAGCGACTTATCTATGCTCGCATCAAATAGCTCGTAGGGGGAATTGGCTATCCCTACAGGCCAATCACAAGAACAACGACGCCCGCAGGGCGAGGACACGCCATGACTCTGTTGAAGAAACTGCACGTGCAGGTGCTGATCGCTCTGGTCGCCGCCATCATCGTCGGCTTCGCCGCCCCGGGTTGGGCGGTCGCGATGAAGCCGCTGGGCCAGGCATTCATTGCCCTCCTGAAGATGATGCTCGCCCCCATCGTCTTCGTGACCCTGGTCCACGGCCTCACCCATGTCCAGGACATGCGCAAGCTGGGTCGCCTGGGGATGAAGTCCCTGGCGTACTTCGAGGTGGTCAGCACCGTCGCCATGCTGGTCGGCTTCGTCCTGGTCAATCTCGTGCAGCCCGGCAACGGCCTGCACGCCACCAACCTCGCCGAATCCACCGCTGCCATCAAGGCGACGTCGAGCGCGGGCGAGATCTCGGTAACCGGCTATCTGCTCAGCCTCATCCCGCACACCCTGGTCGATGCCTTCGCCAAGGGCGACATCATCCAGGTGCTGCTCATCTCGCTGCTGGCGGGCATCGCCATCAACCGCACCTGTGGCCCCGAATCCATCGCGGTACGCGCCCTCGACGAAGCCCAGACCATCCTGTTCAAGATGCTCGGCTTCATCATGAAGCTCGCGCCGCTGGGCGCCTTCGGAGCCATGGCCGCCGCCATCGGCAGTTACGGCGGCGCCACCCTGCTCTATCTGCTCAAGCTGATCGCGGTCTACTACGCCGCCTCGCTGTTCTTCGTCTTCGGCGTGCTGGGCAGCATCAGCTGGTCGATCGGCCTGCCGTTCATGGCGGTGTTGCGCCTGATCCGCGACGAGATCCTGCTGGTGTTCGGCACCGCCTCCGGCGAGGTGGCCTTCCCGCGCCTGATCGAGAAACTCAAGCGCAGCGGCTGTGACGAGGTGGTGGTGGGCTTCGTGCTGCCGGCCGGTTACAGCTTCAACCTGGATGGCACCGCCATCTACATGGCCATCGCCGTTGGCTTCATCGCCCAGGCCACCGACACCCCCTTCTCGCTCTGGCAGCAACTGGGTTTGCTCGCGGTCCTGAGCATCACCTCCAAGGGCGGCACCACGGTGGCTGGCGGCGCCTTCATCAAGCTGGCGGCCACCCTGCAGTCGGTGCACGTCCTGCCACTGAGCGGTCTGGGCCTGCTGTTCGGCATCGATCGCATCATGGCCACCGCCACGGCCTTGACCAACATCGTCGGCAACACCGTCGCGGTGTTCGCCATCGCCCGCTGGGAGGGCAGCTTCGACCGTGACGCCTTCACCCGCGCCACGGGCAAAACGCCCGGCCGCAGCCTGCTGCGCCCCTCCGCCGCGGCTATCCGAGAAGCCCAGGCAGAAGCTCAGGCCGAAGCCGTCGCTACCTCCTCCTCTTCCACCCTGCGCTCCTGACAGGACACCACCATGCATCGTCTCGCCCCCGTCGACCCGCAGCACCTCAACGCCGCGCAACAGGAGATCTACGACCGCATCGCCAGCGGTCCCCGTAAAGGCGTCCGCGGCCCCCTGGCCATCTGGCTGCACCGCCCGGAACTGGCGGCCTGCGCCCAGGCCCTGGGCCGCTACTGCCGCTACGACAGCTGCCTGGAACCGCGTCTGTCCGAGCTGGCCATCCTGCTGCTCGGCCGCCACTGGCTCGCCGAATACGAATGGGCCGCGCACAAACCCTTCGCCCTGGAGGCCGGGCTGGATCCAGACGTCATCGAGGCAATCCGCCTTGGCGAGGAGCCCGCATTCCAGCGTCGCGATGAGCATCTCGTTTACCGCTTCGTTCGCGAGCTGCACGAGCAGCGCCAGGTGGGCGATGACCTCTACCAGGCCTTCGTCGCCGAGCTGGGCAACGACGCGGCGGTCGACTTGGTCGGCATCGCCGGCTACTACACGCTGATTTCCATGACCATCAAGGTGTTCGAGGTTCCGCCACCCGTCGGCGTCGCCCCCGAATTGCCCGCCACCCTTGCCTGAGGAACCTTTTATGACCGACCAACTTCCCCGCAGTGACCGCCTCCAGGGCAAGGTCGCCATCGTCACCGGTGCCGGTTGCGTCGCCGCCGGCTGGGGCAACGGCCGAGCGGTGGCCACCCTCTTCGCCCTGGCCGGCGCCAAGGTGTTTGCCGTGGACCGCGACCTCGGCGCGCTCGAAGAAACCCTGGCGCGCATTCGCGAAGCCGGTGGCGAGGTGACCCCTCATGCCTGCGACGTCACCGACAGCGACGCGGTGGCGGCCATGGTAGAGGCCTGTCAGGCCACCTATGGCCAGGTCGACATCCTGGTCAACAACGTCGGCGGTTCGGCCGCCGGCGGTGCCGTCGCCCTGGCCGAGGAGCGCTTCGATGCCCAGATCGCCCTTAATCTCAAGAGCGTCTACCTGACCTGCAAGCACGTCCTGCCACTGATGGAAGCCCAGGGCAGCGGCGCCATCGTCAACACCGCTTCCACCTCGGGCATTCGCTGGACCGGCTCGGCCCAGGTGGCCTATGCCGCCAGCAAGGCCGGCGTGATTCAGCTTTCACGGGTGACGGCGGTGGAATACGCGCCCAAGGGCATCCGGGTGAACACCGTGGTGCCCGGCCAGTTGCACACGCCTATGGTCGAAGCGCGCCTGGCCGGCCAGCGTACCGGCGGCGACGTCAGCAAGCTGCTCGATACGCGCCTGGCGCGCATCCCCCTGGGCTTCATGGGTGATGGCCGCGATACCGCTTTCGCCGCGCTGTACCTGGCCAGCGACGAGGCGCGCTTCGTCACCGGGACCGAGATCGTGGTCGACGGCGGCATGACCGCGCGCTGCGACTAGTTCGCCCAGGGCGGCGCCGGCCGCCCGGTTCTTTCTTTTCCAACCCTGGAGCGCCCGATGGCCGATGCCCACGTTCCCCCTACGCGCCGCCGCTTTCTGAAGCAGGCAACCCTTGCCGCTGCCGCCCTGGGGCTGGGCGCCGCCCCCCTCGTCCAGACCCATGGAGCCACCATGAACGCTTCCCCTGCCCTGACCGGCCTCTGGGATTGTCACACCCATATCTATGGCCCCTGGGCACGCTTTCCCTTGCCGGCCAACGCCGCCTACACCCCGGCGCCGGCGCCCTTCAGCGAACTGCTGGCCCTGCATCGCCGCCTGGGCATCAGCCACGGCGTACTGGTCCAGGCCGCACCCTATGGCACCGATCACAGCGCCATCCTGGCCGCCATCGCGGAAAGCGACGGCCACTACCGCGGCGTCGGCCTGATCGACCAGGACACCAGCGACGCCCAGCTGCAGGCACTGCACGACGGCGGTCTACGCGGTATCCGCTTCAATCTGATGGGGCACCTGCCGGGCGCCCGCGACCCCCAGCAGCTACGCCGGCTCGCCGAGCGCGTTGCCCCACTGGGCTGGCACGTGCTCATCCATGGCGAACTGCCCACCCTGCTGCCGTTCCTGGAACAGTGGCGCACCCTGCAGGTGCCGCTGGTGATCGACCACATGGCCCGCCCCGACCTCACCCAGCCGCTGGACGAGGCAGGCTTTGCCGCGCTGCGCAAGGAACTGCGGCGTCCGGATCGCTGGATCAAGCTGTCCGGTATCGACCGGGCCATGCAGGGTCAGCCCGGCCCCTGGCCCCAGGCCCTGGATCGCGTGCGGCAACTCCTCGAATGCGCGCCGGAGCGTGCCCTCTGGGGCAGCGACTGGCCGCACCCGAACATCAAGGGTCCGGTTCCCGACGATGGCCAGCTGCTGGACTTCGTGCTGCAGGTCTGCGACAGCCGGGCGCTGCAACAGGCCGTGCTGATCGACAACCCGCGTCGGCTATACGCCTAGCCCACCTGCTTCCCCGAGGAGAGCCCATGGACGCCATCGAATGGCAACCGAGTCGCCGGGTACCCGACCCGGCAGTACGCGAACTGGATTCGCGCTTCGCCCAGTACCGTCTGGCCCATGCCAAGGTAGAGCGCCTGGCAACGGGCATGCGCTGGGCCGAAGGTCCGGTCTGGTTCGGCGATGGCCGTTACCTGCTGTTCACCGACCTGCCCAACGACCGCATCCTTAGGTGGGACGAAGCCACCGAAACCCTCGGCGTCTTCCGCCAGCCCGCTCACCAGGCCAACGG includes these proteins:
- a CDS encoding LysR family transcriptional regulator — translated: MDIRELRSFVKVAQCGGFSRAARELYVAQPALSRQIAKLEEQLGVELFTRHGKGVELTAAGARLVERAEVMLRYLEETADHVRSSAEEERGHLAVGLPPAIGSLVGPQLIQKFRQRWPKASLHALEGLSTSLQEWLLQGRIEVAVVYNQPLLEAFEVRPLFSERMVLVGPPGEASRSQRLSALGEVPLILPGLPHSNRRLVEQVAAQNTVRLNVILEVDSVGLTKKLVAAGQGYSILAHAAVQQDIDRGELVGHEIERPGIRSTVALARLKERRSSRLALSWEKIVLETLEELVTVGPWKEAAHWLGH
- a CDS encoding cation:dicarboxylate symporter family transporter; amino-acid sequence: MTLLKKLHVQVLIALVAAIIVGFAAPGWAVAMKPLGQAFIALLKMMLAPIVFVTLVHGLTHVQDMRKLGRLGMKSLAYFEVVSTVAMLVGFVLVNLVQPGNGLHATNLAESTAAIKATSSAGEISVTGYLLSLIPHTLVDAFAKGDIIQVLLISLLAGIAINRTCGPESIAVRALDEAQTILFKMLGFIMKLAPLGAFGAMAAAIGSYGGATLLYLLKLIAVYYAASLFFVFGVLGSISWSIGLPFMAVLRLIRDEILLVFGTASGEVAFPRLIEKLKRSGCDEVVVGFVLPAGYSFNLDGTAIYMAIAVGFIAQATDTPFSLWQQLGLLAVLSITSKGGTTVAGGAFIKLAATLQSVHVLPLSGLGLLFGIDRIMATATALTNIVGNTVAVFAIARWEGSFDRDAFTRATGKTPGRSLLRPSAAAIREAQAEAQAEAVATSSSSTLRS
- a CDS encoding carboxymuconolactone decarboxylase family protein, with the protein product MHRLAPVDPQHLNAAQQEIYDRIASGPRKGVRGPLAIWLHRPELAACAQALGRYCRYDSCLEPRLSELAILLLGRHWLAEYEWAAHKPFALEAGLDPDVIEAIRLGEEPAFQRRDEHLVYRFVRELHEQRQVGDDLYQAFVAELGNDAAVDLVGIAGYYTLISMTIKVFEVPPPVGVAPELPATLA
- a CDS encoding SDR family NAD(P)-dependent oxidoreductase; translated protein: MTDQLPRSDRLQGKVAIVTGAGCVAAGWGNGRAVATLFALAGAKVFAVDRDLGALEETLARIREAGGEVTPHACDVTDSDAVAAMVEACQATYGQVDILVNNVGGSAAGGAVALAEERFDAQIALNLKSVYLTCKHVLPLMEAQGSGAIVNTASTSGIRWTGSAQVAYAASKAGVIQLSRVTAVEYAPKGIRVNTVVPGQLHTPMVEARLAGQRTGGDVSKLLDTRLARIPLGFMGDGRDTAFAALYLASDEARFVTGTEIVVDGGMTARCD
- a CDS encoding amidohydrolase family protein, which gives rise to MNASPALTGLWDCHTHIYGPWARFPLPANAAYTPAPAPFSELLALHRRLGISHGVLVQAAPYGTDHSAILAAIAESDGHYRGVGLIDQDTSDAQLQALHDGGLRGIRFNLMGHLPGARDPQQLRRLAERVAPLGWHVLIHGELPTLLPFLEQWRTLQVPLVIDHMARPDLTQPLDEAGFAALRKELRRPDRWIKLSGIDRAMQGQPGPWPQALDRVRQLLECAPERALWGSDWPHPNIKGPVPDDGQLLDFVLQVCDSRALQQAVLIDNPRRLYA